A section of the Dehalobacter sp. DCM genome encodes:
- a CDS encoding lipoate--protein ligase produces MSEANQTILVYSDSVDPWLNLAAEEYLLANLPPDSVLLFLWQNENTVVIGRNQNAWKECAWQQLELDGGKLARRLSGGGAVYHDLGNLNFSFLASKEQYDVEKQLGVILEALKMNQIDASFAGRNDLLVGGKKISGQAFCSGAQADLHHGTLLVQADLDKMFTYLHPARQKMVSKGIDSVRARVGNLTDFNDRISVSMLWRSLEESFARRYGKSQRVASMREITDGKLDQLYARHTSWEWRIGRSPVFDVSFREYFKWGEIEIGLGVRKGRIDNCIVFSDAMDEAWVRGLARAFTGLCLDLGELLAAVDQLAPGGEPQVLADLTVWMQTWRI; encoded by the coding sequence ATGTCTGAAGCAAATCAAACGATACTTGTTTATTCTGATTCCGTGGATCCCTGGCTGAACCTGGCTGCTGAAGAATACCTGCTGGCTAATCTGCCTCCAGACTCGGTGCTTCTTTTTCTCTGGCAGAATGAAAATACGGTGGTAATCGGTCGTAACCAGAACGCCTGGAAAGAATGCGCCTGGCAGCAGTTGGAGCTGGACGGCGGCAAGCTGGCTCGAAGGCTGTCGGGCGGCGGAGCTGTCTATCATGACCTGGGAAATTTAAATTTCAGCTTTTTGGCCAGTAAAGAACAATATGACGTTGAAAAGCAGCTGGGCGTTATCCTGGAAGCTTTAAAAATGAATCAGATTGACGCTTCTTTTGCGGGAAGGAACGATTTGCTGGTTGGCGGCAAAAAAATTTCCGGGCAAGCCTTTTGTTCCGGTGCGCAGGCTGATTTGCACCATGGGACGCTTTTGGTGCAGGCCGATCTGGACAAGATGTTTACTTACCTGCATCCTGCCCGCCAAAAAATGGTTTCCAAAGGCATCGATTCGGTTCGGGCTCGGGTTGGGAACCTTACGGACTTTAATGACCGGATCTCAGTCTCCATGCTTTGGCGCAGTTTAGAGGAAAGCTTTGCCCGCAGGTATGGAAAATCGCAGCGGGTGGCGAGTATGCGGGAAATTACGGACGGCAAGCTAGATCAGCTTTATGCCAGGCATACTTCCTGGGAATGGCGGATAGGCCGCTCCCCAGTTTTTGATGTTTCCTTTAGGGAATATTTTAAATGGGGAGAAATAGAAATTGGTCTAGGTGTCAGGAAGGGACGCATTGACAACTGCATCGTTTTTTCCGATGCCATGGATGAAGCCTGGGTGCGGGGTCTTGCCCGTGCTTTTACTGGTCTTTGCTTAGATTTGGGAGAACTGCTAGCGGCAGTCGACCAACTGGCTCCAGGGGGTGAACCTCAGGTTTTAGCGGATTTAACGGTCTGGATGCAGACCTGGAGAATTTAG
- a CDS encoding damage-control phosphatase ARMT1 family protein, translating to MEIFLDCLPCVLRQVLEASRMATVKTELQEKIMEESIRILADYKRYGCSPEMGRAVHWTVKDITGIFDPYEKIKERDIKAAKRILPFLERFLQQKQNTLYWALKIAATGNIIDSAINNNLNIENCIEKELEKEFSIYDIEVFEKKLKTAKSLLIIGDNAGETVFDRVLAKHLSHLNITYAVRSEPIINDATAKEAFDSGLGKYAKIVSTGCNIPGAVLQECSEEFIDILNNADLVISKGQGNYEALSDCGRKIFFLLKAKCPVISEKLNVSLNDYVFKYDEESLEKRS from the coding sequence ATGGAAATATTTTTGGATTGCCTGCCATGTGTGCTTAGGCAGGTGCTTGAAGCTTCACGAATGGCAACGGTAAAGACTGAATTGCAGGAAAAAATTATGGAAGAGTCGATCAGAATACTTGCTGATTATAAGAGATATGGATGCTCGCCGGAAATGGGCAGGGCTGTTCACTGGACGGTAAAGGATATTACTGGGATCTTTGATCCTTATGAAAAAATTAAAGAAAGGGATATCAAGGCGGCAAAGAGAATATTGCCTTTTCTTGAACGTTTTTTGCAACAGAAGCAAAATACCCTCTATTGGGCCTTAAAAATAGCAGCAACTGGAAACATTATTGATTCTGCAATCAATAATAACTTAAATATAGAAAACTGTATTGAAAAAGAACTGGAAAAAGAGTTTTCAATTTATGATATTGAAGTATTTGAAAAGAAATTGAAAACAGCAAAAAGCCTTCTAATTATTGGCGACAATGCGGGTGAAACCGTATTTGACCGGGTGCTGGCAAAACACCTGTCGCATCTTAATATTACCTATGCAGTCAGAAGCGAGCCAATCATAAACGACGCAACTGCAAAAGAGGCTTTTGATTCAGGACTGGGTAAATATGCTAAAATTGTTTCCACCGGCTGCAATATCCCTGGGGCGGTTCTCCAGGAATGCAGTGAGGAATTTATAGATATATTGAATAACGCTGATCTTGTAATCAGTAAAGGGCAAGGCAATTATGAAGCTCTTTCCGATTGCGGGAGAAAAATATTTTTCCTTTTAAAAGCGAAGTGTCCTGTGATATCCGAAAAGCTGAATGTCAGCTTAAATGATTACGTTTTTAAGTACGATGAAGAAAGTCTGGAAAAACGGAGTTGA
- a CDS encoding DUF134 domain-containing protein produces the protein MVRPIKWRKIEKIPSISYFIPSTKDSSEYPENILKLEELEALRLKDLEGLEQEECAVKMEVSRPTFQRILLSAREKVADSLVNGKIIHIEGGNFTRNICPVRCLDCGKEWMESFENLEAINNREYSCPACGSTLVMCSQNCKGKFGRRNCRRHGRNNE, from the coding sequence ATGGTAAGACCAATTAAATGGAGAAAAATTGAGAAAATTCCCAGCATTTCCTATTTTATTCCATCCACAAAAGATTCTTCAGAGTATCCGGAGAATATATTGAAGCTTGAAGAACTGGAGGCTTTACGCCTGAAAGACCTTGAGGGACTTGAGCAGGAAGAATGTGCCGTAAAAATGGAGGTATCCCGTCCAACCTTTCAGCGCATCCTTTTATCGGCAAGAGAAAAAGTAGCCGACAGCCTGGTAAACGGGAAAATTATTCACATTGAGGGTGGTAATTTCACCCGAAATATCTGCCCCGTCAGATGTTTGGATTGCGGAAAAGAATGGATGGAAAGCTTTGAAAATCTTGAAGCTATAAACAACAGAGAGTATTCCTGCCCAGCTTGTGGCTCAACGTTAGTTATGTGCAGTCAAAACTGCAAAGGAAAGTTTGGCCGGAGAAATTGCCGGCGGCATGGCAGAAATAATGAATGA
- a CDS encoding cation diffusion facilitator family transporter — protein sequence MEESEKVALLAVAMNLALFGIKYGAALATGSIALKAEAFHSLADLVASLTVFAGLKLSKRKTKAFPYGLYKIENLISVCIALIIFYAGYEVVMEVMTTTLTELKNSGIAISVLLIAMLITFCFSRYEKKISRKINSPVLLADAAHIRTDVLSNAIVLVAVVSGLFGFQCDKIAALIVVVFIAKTGIEILIGGARVLLDASVDYETLSKVEKIILETPQVVELKTLTGRNSGRYKFIEADIVLKTHDLDRAHSIADSIERNVKNEIKHIEQVLIHYEPQQNETMIYALPLSGDRESISSHFGEAPYFMLVTFNAETKAADKVEILKNPYTNTEKSKGILAAELLVKNRVDFVLVKTNFDSKGPHYVFSNADIEVIITDEELPELAFEKLGLTVNLHLSEEE from the coding sequence ATGGAAGAAAGTGAAAAGGTTGCATTGCTTGCGGTAGCAATGAATCTAGCTCTGTTTGGAATTAAATATGGAGCTGCTTTAGCTACCGGTAGTATTGCCTTAAAAGCGGAAGCTTTTCACAGTCTGGCTGATTTAGTTGCATCTTTAACTGTTTTTGCCGGTTTGAAGCTTTCAAAACGTAAAACCAAGGCATTTCCTTATGGTTTGTACAAGATTGAAAATTTGATATCTGTGTGTATAGCTTTGATTATATTTTACGCAGGCTATGAAGTTGTGATGGAAGTAATGACGACTACTCTTACCGAGCTGAAGAATTCAGGGATTGCTATTTCCGTTTTACTGATTGCAATGCTGATTACCTTTTGTTTTTCCAGATATGAGAAAAAAATTAGCCGAAAAATAAATTCGCCGGTTCTTTTAGCTGATGCCGCTCACATCCGTACGGACGTATTAAGCAATGCGATTGTTTTAGTTGCAGTTGTTTCAGGTTTATTTGGTTTTCAATGTGATAAGATTGCCGCTTTGATTGTTGTTGTATTTATTGCCAAGACAGGAATTGAAATATTGATAGGCGGAGCCAGGGTACTTTTGGATGCTTCCGTAGATTACGAAACACTCAGCAAAGTTGAAAAAATCATTTTGGAAACTCCGCAGGTTGTTGAACTTAAAACTTTGACAGGACGCAATTCAGGACGGTATAAATTTATTGAAGCCGATATTGTTCTGAAAACTCACGACTTAGATCGGGCGCATTCTATTGCAGATAGCATTGAACGAAATGTAAAAAATGAAATCAAGCATATTGAACAGGTTCTTATTCATTATGAACCCCAGCAGAATGAAACAATGATCTATGCATTGCCATTAAGCGGTGACCGAGAATCAATCAGCTCTCATTTCGGCGAGGCGCCGTATTTCATGCTTGTAACATTTAATGCTGAAACAAAGGCTGCCGATAAAGTTGAGATACTCAAAAATCCATATACAAATACAGAAAAGAGCAAGGGCATTCTGGCTGCAGAATTGTTAGTAAAAAATAGGGTTGATTTTGTGCTGGTTAAAACCAATTTTGATAGCAAAGGCCCGCACTATGTATTTTCAAATGCTGACATCGAGGTTATTATAACCGATGAGGAATTGCCGGAGCTTGCCTTTGAGAAACTAGGATTGACAGTCAACTTACACCTTTCAGAAGAGGAATAA
- a CDS encoding metal ABC transporter ATP-binding protein, whose protein sequence is MKNTAVQIDNLSVYYGQTPALTNVCLEVADGDYLGIIGPNGGGKSTLLKAILGLAPVAEGTVQIYGKSPEKSRALVGYVPQFAAMDRRFPITMFEVVLTGRLKQGLTPFFRFTVKDKEIAHELLDRVGIASLANRQIAELSGGEFQKMLIARALAVNPRILLLDEPTASVDAVSRDQIYGLLAELNKDMTIILVTHDLLAVSSQVHKLACLNGRLIYHGEPELTGEIVNSLYGCPVDLIAHGVPHRVLKEHGEGSQID, encoded by the coding sequence GTGAAAAATACAGCTGTTCAGATCGATAATTTGTCGGTGTATTACGGACAAACGCCAGCGCTTACAAATGTTTGCCTTGAGGTAGCCGACGGGGACTATTTGGGAATCATCGGACCAAACGGCGGCGGAAAGTCCACGCTGCTCAAGGCCATTCTGGGGCTAGCCCCCGTGGCTGAAGGAACCGTGCAAATCTATGGAAAAAGCCCGGAAAAAAGCAGAGCATTGGTGGGATATGTCCCGCAATTTGCCGCCATGGACAGAAGGTTCCCCATCACGATGTTTGAGGTTGTTTTAACCGGACGCTTGAAGCAGGGCCTAACTCCTTTTTTTAGATTTACAGTGAAAGATAAAGAGATTGCCCATGAACTCCTAGACAGAGTCGGAATCGCCAGTCTTGCCAACCGTCAGATAGCGGAGCTTTCGGGTGGGGAATTCCAAAAAATGCTCATTGCCAGGGCGCTTGCCGTTAATCCCAGGATTTTGCTTTTGGACGAGCCGACCGCCAGTGTGGATGCTGTCTCCCGTGACCAGATCTATGGTCTGCTCGCCGAACTAAATAAAGATATGACCATTATCCTTGTCACCCATGACCTACTTGCTGTTTCCTCGCAGGTCCACAAGCTCGCCTGTCTTAACGGAAGGCTTATTTATCACGGGGAACCGGAGCTTACCGGAGAGATTGTCAACAGTCTCTACGGTTGCCCGGTCGACCTGATCGCTCACGGAGTGCCCCACAGGGTGCTGAAAGAGCACGGGGAGGGAAGTCAAATTGATTAA
- a CDS encoding metal ABC transporter permease gives MIKALWEYQFLQNAFFAGILASVVCGIIGVIIVEKKLVMMSGGIAHTSYGGVGLGYLMGFEPIIGAFLFSIGAALGIGYIKRKGGARSDVVIGLFWSLGMALGVLFIALMPGYPPELSSYLFGSILAVTKSDLYLMMCITLIVTLVIVSLYNYWKAYLFDEEFAFIIGLKTAFMEYLLLLLVAMTVVVLIRVVGIILVLALLTAPAATAGMLTSNLKNRMLYSILFGNVFCIAGLWISYALNIASGAAIVVISVMCYFLFYIVHIFFLKIKRKNIVVASGKS, from the coding sequence TTGATTAAAGCGCTTTGGGAATACCAGTTTTTGCAGAATGCTTTTTTCGCGGGCATATTGGCAAGCGTAGTATGCGGCATCATCGGAGTCATCATCGTTGAGAAAAAACTAGTCATGATGAGCGGAGGTATTGCCCATACCTCGTATGGAGGAGTGGGGCTGGGATATCTGATGGGCTTCGAACCGATCATCGGTGCTTTCTTGTTTTCCATTGGCGCAGCCCTGGGAATAGGATATATCAAAAGAAAAGGCGGCGCACGCTCCGACGTTGTCATCGGCCTGTTTTGGTCGCTTGGGATGGCTTTAGGAGTCCTTTTTATCGCTCTAATGCCCGGATATCCTCCCGAATTAAGCTCTTATCTTTTCGGAAGTATTCTGGCGGTGACAAAGTCCGATCTTTACCTAATGATGTGCATAACATTGATCGTGACGCTTGTGATTGTGTCTTTATATAACTATTGGAAAGCATATCTTTTTGACGAGGAATTTGCTTTCATCATTGGCCTCAAAACCGCTTTTATGGAATACCTGCTTTTGCTTCTCGTAGCAATGACCGTAGTCGTTTTAATCCGGGTGGTTGGAATCATCCTTGTGCTTGCCTTACTTACAGCTCCAGCCGCAACGGCGGGGATGCTGACTTCCAACCTGAAAAACCGCATGCTGTATTCCATTTTGTTTGGCAATGTTTTTTGTATTGCGGGACTGTGGATTTCCTATGCGTTGAATATTGCCTCCGGAGCGGCTATAGTAGTTATATCGGTAATGTGTTATTTTTTATTTTATATAGTGCACATTTTTTTTCTTAAAATTAAAAGAAAAAACATTGTTGTGGCAAGCGGGAAATCTTAA
- a CDS encoding Fur family transcriptional regulator, giving the protein MTKNTEFGDDLKRSGLKNTKQRTAILEILEQSDQPMAAEQVFLELKYKDMSVNLSTVYRTLETLTDINLATKLDIAGEHRTLFEYNQKVHGHHLVCLQCKKILKIHRCPLESYEEALERETYFKISGHKLVVYGLCL; this is encoded by the coding sequence ATGACAAAAAATACGGAGTTTGGGGATGACTTAAAGCGAAGCGGGCTAAAGAACACCAAGCAGCGCACCGCTATACTTGAGATTCTGGAACAAAGCGATCAGCCGATGGCAGCCGAGCAGGTTTTTCTTGAATTAAAGTATAAGGACATGTCGGTAAATCTGTCTACGGTTTACAGAACCCTGGAGACTTTAACCGATATAAACTTGGCAACAAAGCTGGACATCGCAGGAGAACACAGAACGCTGTTTGAATACAACCAAAAAGTACACGGGCATCATCTCGTTTGCCTTCAATGCAAAAAGATTCTAAAAATCCACCGCTGTCCTTTAGAAAGTTATGAGGAAGCGCTTGAACGGGAAACGTATTTTAAAATTTCTGGTCATAAGCTTGTAGTTTATGGGCTTTGTCTGTAA
- a CDS encoding metal ABC transporter solute-binding protein, Zn/Mn family — protein sequence MKKALSTMLGLTLILSLLVVTGCNSKEKAVETSEAAGKATVSKPIIAVTIVPEQTFVEAVCGDLAEVVTLVPPGNSPENYEPTPQEREKFSKASLYFSIGVPTEEANILPNVGDIKVVSLQKVVASVYPERMFASGERDPHIWLSPKRAKVMVETIAREMGELDAANKETYAKNAAAYIAQLDELDKEISSALKGVQSKKFIVYHPAFGYLADDYELTMYALEQEGKEATPRHLQEMIELAKKENIKAIFYQEEIDSSQSEAFAEEIGGKTIQLAPLAADYIGNLKKMAETMAEVMQ from the coding sequence ATGAAAAAAGCTTTAAGTACGATGTTAGGTTTAACGCTTATTCTTAGCCTTTTGGTTGTAACCGGCTGCAACAGCAAGGAGAAAGCGGTAGAAACAAGTGAAGCCGCAGGCAAGGCAACAGTTTCAAAACCGATCATTGCCGTTACAATTGTTCCGGAGCAGACCTTTGTGGAAGCGGTCTGCGGAGATTTGGCCGAGGTCGTTACCCTGGTCCCCCCTGGAAACAGTCCCGAAAACTACGAGCCTACGCCTCAAGAAAGGGAAAAGTTTAGCAAAGCATCCCTGTATTTCTCGATTGGCGTACCGACGGAGGAAGCGAACATTCTGCCGAATGTCGGGGACATTAAAGTAGTTTCCCTCCAGAAGGTAGTTGCTTCTGTTTATCCGGAAAGAATGTTTGCATCAGGAGAAAGAGACCCGCATATCTGGCTTTCTCCCAAGAGAGCCAAAGTAATGGTAGAGACCATTGCCCGGGAGATGGGTGAACTTGACGCAGCGAACAAGGAAACCTATGCTAAAAACGCCGCGGCGTACATAGCGCAGCTTGATGAGCTTGACAAAGAAATATCATCGGCGCTTAAGGGTGTTCAAAGCAAAAAGTTTATTGTCTATCACCCCGCTTTTGGGTATCTTGCCGACGATTACGAACTTACCATGTATGCCTTGGAACAGGAAGGAAAAGAGGCAACGCCCCGGCATCTGCAAGAAATGATTGAGCTGGCTAAGAAAGAAAATATCAAGGCCATTTTCTATCAGGAAGAAATTGACAGCAGCCAGTCCGAGGCTTTTGCCGAGGAAATCGGCGGAAAGACCATCCAGCTTGCGCCCTTGGCCGCGGATTATATCGGAAATCTAAAAAAGATGGCGGAAACGATGGCAGAGGTTATGCAGTGA
- a CDS encoding ABC transporter permease — protein MKKIYSLSFVVAHLLFLALIVAVLYPGQKTVQPNPAFLTGMGVIELLYLYKIWRALRKGKSLQVPSDIVILVWLFLLVWELLVTQLNLMHPVLVPAPEDVFHVFRTQYQTLLEGVVSSLELLLIGFFLGLSLGVILGLPAGWIPRLRDVFYPIANVLAPIPPVVFAPYLIAIMPTFRSASALVILLGIFWPTFLGMIIRVGSIDSRILESARVLNVDNRTMVLKILFPYVLPGVVSGLKVSLTTSVMMLTFAEMMGATKGMGFYIINYTHYANYTNVVAGFIVVGVVVTFLNWIVNIIQTKAIKWQ, from the coding sequence ATGAAGAAGATCTATAGCCTGTCCTTCGTTGTGGCCCATCTCCTGTTTCTGGCCCTCATTGTGGCGGTTCTTTACCCAGGACAAAAAACCGTTCAGCCGAATCCGGCGTTTTTGACGGGTATGGGTGTCATCGAATTATTGTACTTGTATAAAATTTGGCGTGCGCTTCGCAAAGGGAAATCCCTTCAGGTGCCATCGGATATCGTCATTTTGGTCTGGCTGTTTTTGCTGGTCTGGGAGCTGCTGGTCACACAGTTGAATCTCATGCATCCGGTATTGGTCCCGGCGCCGGAAGACGTTTTTCATGTTTTTAGAACCCAATATCAAACACTTCTGGAGGGCGTTGTTTCCTCCCTGGAATTATTGTTGATCGGATTTTTCTTAGGTTTAAGCCTTGGTGTCATACTGGGATTGCCCGCCGGCTGGATACCGCGCTTACGAGATGTCTTCTATCCGATTGCCAATGTGCTCGCTCCGATTCCTCCCGTTGTTTTTGCGCCTTATCTGATTGCGATTATGCCTACTTTCCGTAGCGCTTCCGCGCTGGTTATCCTGCTGGGCATTTTCTGGCCCACATTTTTGGGGATGATTATCAGGGTAGGTTCTATCGACAGCCGCATCCTGGAATCGGCTCGCGTCCTCAATGTTGACAACCGCACCATGGTTTTGAAAATATTGTTTCCGTATGTCCTTCCCGGGGTGGTCTCCGGCCTGAAGGTGTCGTTGACCACCTCCGTCATGATGCTGACCTTTGCCGAAATGATGGGCGCCACCAAAGGAATGGGTTTCTATATCATCAACTATACCCATTACGCCAATTATACCAATGTGGTTGCCGGATTCATCGTGGTCGGCGTGGTCGTCACATTTTTGAATTGGATTGTCAATATCATTCAGACCAAAGCGATCAAATGGCAGTAA
- a CDS encoding winged helix-turn-helix transcriptional regulator produces the protein MDKKKARCPIETTLSLINGKWKILILKELIRGPVRFGLLNKAIPLISSKVLTQQLKELEKDGLIIRTVYAEVPARVEYKLSEMGTSMLAILTEMRKWGLNNDSLHPVKCSYCQQCEPLNKA, from the coding sequence ATGGATAAAAAAAAAGCCAGGTGTCCGATTGAAACCACTTTATCTCTTATTAACGGCAAGTGGAAAATACTTATTTTAAAAGAACTTATTAGAGGTCCTGTCCGTTTCGGCCTACTAAACAAGGCAATTCCCCTAATAAGTTCCAAGGTTCTGACTCAGCAGTTAAAAGAACTGGAAAAGGACGGCCTTATTATCCGTACCGTCTATGCAGAAGTTCCAGCGCGTGTTGAATATAAATTAAGTGAGATGGGGACAAGCATGCTCGCAATCTTAACTGAAATGCGTAAATGGGGTCTGAATAATGATTCCCTGCATCCTGTCAAATGTTCTTACTGTCAGCAATGTGAGCCTCTTAACAAGGCTTAA
- a CDS encoding DJ-1/PfpI family protein → MTEKKVLLFLGEGFEDLEAVTVLSVCGWTEYRSHLEKVKVETTGLHREVHGRFGLRIAIDHLIDEVDPQEYAALVVPGGFHSHGFDEAYCQPLRDLAKTIHRQGGIIATMCVGILPIAESGLLEGGEATSYAFSRSHDNLGRLRELGCKSTSGPIVVWNRIISCSGPAYSVDVASLLLASLVGIDEAKEIALFMAGTSV, encoded by the coding sequence ATGACCGAAAAAAAGGTACTCCTCTTTTTGGGAGAAGGGTTTGAGGATCTGGAAGCGGTCACGGTTCTCTCGGTTTGCGGCTGGACCGAGTATCGCAGTCACTTGGAGAAAGTCAAAGTAGAAACTACCGGATTGCATCGGGAAGTCCATGGAAGATTTGGGCTTCGCATTGCAATCGACCACCTTATTGATGAGGTTGATCCGCAGGAGTATGCAGCTCTCGTTGTTCCAGGCGGTTTCCATTCTCATGGTTTCGATGAAGCATACTGCCAACCCCTCCGGGATTTGGCTAAAACTATTCACCGTCAGGGCGGTATTATCGCCACCATGTGCGTCGGGATTTTGCCCATCGCAGAGTCTGGTTTGCTGGAGGGGGGAGAAGCGACCAGCTATGCTTTTAGCCGTTCTCATGATAACCTAGGCCGACTGAGGGAGCTAGGCTGCAAATCAACGTCTGGTCCGATCGTAGTGTGGAACCGCATTATCTCTTGTTCTGGCCCGGCTTATTCTGTTGATGTAGCAAGTTTGCTTTTAGCGAGCCTTGTCGGTATTGATGAGGCAAAAGAAATTGCATTGTTCATGGCTGGTACAAGTGTCTGA
- a CDS encoding DUF362 domain-containing protein: MCPNIRLLYLKRGVEDMSALVNRENCTGCGRCRDICPVGAITLENGKAVINDTCIECSTCITVCPKEAIGLHPLNTDSRMPEKDRTRLPGKGLMKKRGGSLRGQRRTAGTDPAGYCICSNCGEKCIHMAGIPCNLMNCPKCGTPMTRGF; this comes from the coding sequence ATATGCCCAAATATAAGGCTGTTATATTTAAAAAGAGGAGTTGAGGACATGTCGGCTTTAGTAAACAGAGAAAACTGCACCGGTTGCGGCCGATGCAGGGATATTTGTCCTGTAGGGGCAATCACGCTGGAAAACGGCAAAGCGGTTATAAACGATACATGCATTGAATGCAGCACATGCATAACAGTATGTCCGAAAGAAGCAATAGGCTTACATCCTTTGAATACGGATTCCCGTATGCCGGAAAAAGACAGGACAAGACTACCGGGGAAAGGATTGATGAAAAAAAGAGGAGGTAGTCTTAGAGGACAGCGTAGAACAGCAGGTACAGATCCGGCAGGATATTGTATCTGCTCAAATTGTGGAGAGAAATGCATTCACATGGCGGGTATTCCTTGTAATCTTATGAATTGTCCAAAATGTGGAACGCCAATGACAAGAGGCTTTTAG
- the lpdA gene encoding dihydrolipoyl dehydrogenase — protein sequence MKDLIIIGGGPGGCAAALRAAGLGAKVILVEREQLGGTCLNRGCIPTKALYKNAQVMRTMREAVNYGISLSGYELDFPTVQARKIKIVLQLRSGMEQLLRNAGIQVATGSGRLIDRHTVAVTAADGGVEKIKGSRILLAAGSEDAGLAVPGADLPGVLTTKDILEIKQIPQQLVIIGAGAAGIELAGIFEAFGSRVTVLEALPRILPSMDKDISKRLSILLKKKGIRIETGVQIQRICRDENGLSVLAAGKQGEEKFPAEVVLTAAGRKVNIEGLNLAEAGVACEHNRIPVDDSYATSVSGIFAVGDVIGGKMLAHTALAEGKAAAESMFGIAAAVKNQAIPSCVFTFPEAAAVGLTEQETRDWGIPLLVGSSPLTNNAKALTMGENDGFLKVVADAESKKILGVHILGPQATELIQAGTMAVELGLSAGDIERVMQAHPTLAESFLEAVLRLEPKSI from the coding sequence ATGAAAGACTTAATTATTATCGGCGGCGGCCCGGGCGGCTGCGCCGCCGCCCTGCGGGCTGCCGGACTGGGAGCGAAGGTCATCCTGGTCGAACGGGAGCAATTAGGGGGAACCTGCCTGAACAGGGGGTGCATCCCGACCAAAGCCCTGTATAAAAACGCGCAGGTTATGAGGACCATGCGGGAGGCGGTTAATTATGGCATATCCCTGAGCGGGTATGAATTGGATTTTCCTACAGTCCAGGCCAGAAAGATAAAGATTGTCCTGCAATTGCGTTCCGGGATGGAGCAGCTGCTAAGAAACGCCGGTATTCAGGTCGCCACCGGCAGCGGGCGGCTGATCGACCGTCATACCGTGGCGGTAACGGCGGCAGACGGCGGTGTGGAGAAGATCAAAGGCAGCCGGATTCTCCTTGCCGCCGGTTCGGAGGACGCCGGATTGGCTGTGCCGGGGGCGGATCTTCCCGGGGTTTTAACTACGAAAGATATCCTGGAGATCAAGCAAATACCTCAACAACTCGTCATTATCGGGGCGGGAGCGGCGGGAATAGAACTGGCCGGAATTTTTGAAGCCTTTGGCTCCCGGGTAACCGTCCTGGAAGCGCTTCCCCGTATCCTGCCTTCCATGGACAAAGATATCAGCAAACGGCTGAGCATCCTGCTGAAAAAGAAAGGGATCCGGATTGAAACAGGGGTCCAGATCCAAAGGATCTGCCGCGATGAGAACGGTCTTTCTGTCCTGGCTGCGGGAAAACAGGGAGAAGAGAAATTCCCCGCCGAGGTGGTCTTGACCGCGGCAGGGAGAAAAGTGAACATCGAAGGCTTGAACCTGGCGGAAGCCGGGGTGGCCTGCGAGCACAACCGGATTCCGGTCGACGACAGTTATGCGACTTCTGTTTCCGGCATTTTCGCTGTGGGCGACGTGATCGGCGGAAAAATGCTGGCCCATACGGCTTTAGCCGAAGGAAAAGCTGCGGCGGAAAGCATGTTTGGCATAGCGGCAGCGGTCAAGAACCAAGCAATCCCTTCCTGTGTTTTTACTTTTCCGGAGGCCGCTGCAGTAGGTTTAACGGAACAGGAAACGCGCGACTGGGGAATCCCGCTTTTGGTCGGCAGTTCTCCTTTAACAAACAACGCTAAAGCCCTGACCATGGGAGAAAACGACGGCTTTCTGAAAGTGGTGGCGGATGCGGAGAGTAAAAAAATACTTGGTGTGCATATTTTAGGGCCGCAGGCCACGGAACTTATCCAGGCTGGCACGATGGCGGTGGAACTGGGACTAAGCGCCGGGGACATCGAAAGGGTCATGCAGGCTCACCCCACTTTAGCAGAAAGCTTTCTGGAAGCGGTATTGCGGCTGGAGCCCAAGTCAATTTAA